A stretch of the Rhinoderma darwinii isolate aRhiDar2 chromosome 3, aRhiDar2.hap1, whole genome shotgun sequence genome encodes the following:
- the LOC142751067 gene encoding uncharacterized protein LOC142751067, with amino-acid sequence MPRGMDVERLILFIQEHPAIWDNRCEEYHNRTVKEDAWELVAQNLFGQEWETGRTRDRTRLVQDIKTRWRSCRDQFRREMGDKGRSGDGASRKRPYIYTKQLMFLKDIMDMRTTTDNLEDTAEETDVGESVAEAPAPNILPPSPEPTPQEPAPGQSERPVGSPAQERPVRARSRRLRAPQPSTSAQVDTRVLEYLRRAAEEDGNDAFGRSIVPLLRLVPMDLMGRLQASIVTLIDACRPPHNPHPCFTAIEQWRNSYMPPPTAQVPGQFHPVPHMARPHPYMRPMAPHFAGPTFQPPHQHHYAGQEQPSQLQVQHSGAEMQAYASPAQLYQHL; translated from the exons atgccgcgcgggatggatgtggagcgcctcattCTTTTTATCCAGGAGCATCCAGCAATATGGGATAATAGATGTGAGGAGTATCACAACCggacggtgaaggaggacgcatgggagttggtggccCAAAACCTCTTTGGCCAAGAGTGGGAGACAggccgaacccgtgaccgcactcggttgg tccaagatatcaagacacggtggcggagctgccgtgatcaattcaggcgagagatgggtgacaagggacgcagcggagatggggcatctcgcaaacggccctacatttatactaaacagctgatgttcctgaaggacatcatggatatgcgcac aaccaccgacaatttggaggatacagcagaggagactgacgtgggggagtctgtggccgaagcccctgctcccaatatcctgccacccagccccgagccgacaccccaggagcccgcaccaggccagtcagaacggccggttggctctccagcccaggagcggcccgtgcgagcccgcagtcggcgtcttcgtgccccacagccctccacatctgcccaggtggatacgcgggtactTGAGTATTTGaggcgagccgcagaggaggatggcaatgatgcctttggccgcagcattgtgcccctcctacgcctggtgccgatggaccttatgggccgtctgcaggcgtcgatcgtcacattgatcgacgcttgcagaccgccacacaatccccatccgtgtttcacggcaatcgagcagtggcgaaatagttacatgccgccacccacggcccaggtgcctggccaatttcaccctgttccccatatggcccgtccgcatccatacatgcgccctatggctccccacttcgcggggcccacattccagccaccacatcagcaccactatgctggccaggaacaaccttcccagctccaggtccagcatagtggtgctgaaatgcaggcatatgcctccccagcccaactatatcaacacctctga